A single region of the Lusitaniella coriacea LEGE 07157 genome encodes:
- the topA gene encoding type I DNA topoisomerase, which translates to MSTLVIVESPTKARTIRNYLPSNYRVEASMGHIRDLPSSADEIPATYKKEDWSQLGVNVRSNFEPLYVVPKNKKQVVKELKAALKVADELILATDEDREGESISWHLQQVLKPKVPIKRMVFHEITREAIRKALDDCRNVDENLVRAQETRRILDRLVGYTLSPLLWKKIAFGLSAGRVQSVSVRLLVQRERERRLFQSGGYWDLKAVLQQEKSPFDAKLATVDGKKIATGSDFDPNTGRIVEGRDVVLLNEADAIALKEKIFDKTWTVSNTEERPTTRKPAPPFTTSTLQQEANRKLGISAKDTMRVAQKLYEEGYITYMRTDSVHLSQQAIAAARSCVEEMYGKQYLSPKPKQYTSKSKGAQEAHEAIRPAGERFRTPQETGLSSREFSLYDLIWKRTVACQMANARLTQIAVTIDVENAGFRATGKRIDFPGFFRAYVEGSDDPDAALENQEVILPPLQVGDTPTCKELDAIEHETQPPARYTEASLVKTLESRGIGRPSTYATILSTIIDRGYAQMRNKALVPTFTAFAVTRLLEEHFPDLVDPHFTSRMEQTLDEIATGEEQWLPYLKEFYLGEQGLETLVQVRAKDIEPSSAKAVQLENLDAKVKIGKFGPYIEVQNGDTAVTASIPPDLTPADLNPEQVANLVRQKLDGPDKIGLHPETGEAIYSLTGNYGPYVQLGEKTEENPKPKRSSLPKGVKLEDVTLEMAVGLLALPRTLGTHPATGAPIKTSLGRFGPYVVHDQGKEGKDYRSLKKTDDVLTISLERALELLAEPKRGRGGGKTKAPLRELGEHPEDKEPVNIYEGPYGKYIKHGKVNVGVPEGETVESVSLETAVKLLADKAATKTKKRTTTKKKTTAKKTSAKKTTAKKTTAKKTTAKKTTAKKTTAKKSSTQSKE; encoded by the coding sequence ATGTCAACGCTCGTCATAGTTGAATCTCCCACCAAAGCTCGCACCATTCGGAACTATCTGCCTTCTAATTATCGGGTTGAAGCTTCAATGGGTCATATTCGCGATCTTCCTTCCTCTGCGGACGAAATTCCAGCGACCTACAAGAAAGAAGATTGGTCGCAGCTTGGTGTAAATGTCCGGTCGAATTTTGAACCTCTTTACGTCGTTCCGAAAAACAAGAAGCAAGTGGTTAAAGAACTCAAAGCCGCCCTCAAAGTCGCGGATGAGTTGATTCTTGCCACAGACGAAGATCGCGAAGGGGAAAGTATTAGTTGGCATCTCCAACAAGTTCTCAAACCCAAAGTTCCCATCAAGCGCATGGTGTTTCACGAAATTACCCGCGAGGCGATTCGTAAAGCGCTGGACGATTGCCGCAATGTTGATGAGAACTTGGTTCGCGCCCAAGAAACCCGCAGAATTTTGGATCGCTTGGTGGGTTATACCCTGTCTCCTCTGCTGTGGAAGAAAATTGCTTTTGGATTGTCGGCGGGGCGCGTGCAATCGGTTTCCGTGCGCTTATTGGTGCAGCGAGAACGAGAGCGGCGGTTGTTCCAATCGGGAGGATATTGGGATTTAAAAGCCGTTTTGCAGCAAGAGAAAAGTCCCTTTGATGCCAAACTCGCCACCGTGGACGGGAAGAAAATTGCCACAGGGAGCGATTTCGATCCCAATACCGGGAGAATTGTTGAAGGGCGGGATGTCGTGCTGTTAAATGAAGCGGACGCGATCGCGCTCAAAGAGAAAATTTTTGATAAAACCTGGACGGTGAGCAACACCGAGGAGCGCCCCACCACCCGCAAACCCGCGCCCCCTTTCACCACCTCCACCCTGCAACAGGAAGCCAACCGCAAACTGGGGATTTCTGCGAAAGATACAATGCGCGTTGCCCAGAAGCTCTACGAGGAGGGTTACATCACCTATATGCGGACGGATTCGGTGCATTTGTCCCAACAGGCGATCGCGGCGGCTCGTTCCTGTGTGGAGGAAATGTACGGCAAACAATACCTCAGCCCCAAACCCAAACAATACACCAGCAAAAGCAAAGGGGCGCAAGAAGCCCACGAAGCCATTCGTCCTGCCGGAGAGCGCTTTCGCACCCCCCAAGAGACGGGTTTATCCAGTCGCGAGTTTTCCCTCTACGATCTGATTTGGAAGCGCACGGTAGCGTGTCAAATGGCAAATGCGCGCCTCACCCAAATCGCTGTCACCATTGATGTGGAAAATGCCGGATTTAGAGCCACGGGCAAGCGTATTGACTTCCCCGGTTTCTTTCGCGCTTATGTGGAAGGATCGGACGATCCTGATGCGGCATTGGAAAACCAAGAAGTGATTCTCCCCCCTCTCCAGGTGGGCGATACACCCACTTGCAAAGAACTGGACGCGATCGAACACGAAACGCAACCCCCCGCCCGTTACACCGAAGCCTCCCTTGTCAAAACCTTAGAAAGCAGAGGCATTGGTCGCCCCAGTACCTACGCGACAATCCTCAGCACGATTATCGATCGCGGTTACGCGCAAATGCGCAACAAAGCCCTCGTCCCTACCTTCACCGCCTTCGCCGTCACCCGCCTTCTCGAAGAACATTTCCCGGATCTCGTCGATCCTCACTTCACTTCCAGAATGGAGCAAACCCTCGATGAAATCGCCACGGGAGAAGAACAATGGCTACCCTACCTCAAGGAATTTTACCTGGGAGAACAGGGTTTAGAAACCCTAGTTCAAGTGAGAGCCAAGGACATCGAACCCAGTTCCGCAAAAGCCGTGCAACTGGAGAACCTCGATGCCAAGGTGAAAATTGGCAAATTTGGGCCCTACATCGAAGTGCAAAACGGCGATACTGCGGTCACCGCATCCATTCCCCCGGATTTGACCCCCGCCGACCTCAATCCCGAACAGGTTGCCAATTTAGTGCGCCAAAAACTCGATGGGCCCGATAAAATTGGGCTGCATCCGGAAACAGGGGAAGCCATTTACTCCTTAACGGGGAATTACGGTCCTTACGTTCAGCTTGGGGAAAAAACCGAGGAAAATCCCAAACCCAAACGCTCGTCTCTACCTAAAGGGGTCAAACTCGAAGATGTCACCTTGGAAATGGCGGTGGGATTGCTGGCGCTTCCTCGCACCCTAGGCACTCATCCTGCCACAGGCGCGCCGATTAAGACCAGTTTGGGGCGTTTTGGGCCCTACGTGGTTCACGACCAAGGAAAGGAAGGCAAGGATTATCGTTCCCTCAAAAAAACTGACGATGTTTTGACCATCTCTCTCGAACGGGCATTAGAACTCCTCGCCGAACCGAAACGGGGACGCGGCGGTGGTAAGACGAAAGCCCCCCTGCGGGAGTTGGGCGAACATCCAGAAGATAAGGAACCCGTCAATATTTATGAAGGTCCTTACGGCAAATATATCAAGCACGGGAAGGTAAATGTCGGCGTGCCAGAGGGGGAAACAGTGGAGTCGGTGAGTTTGGAAACGGCAGTAAAATTGTTGGCAGATAAGGCTGCAACGAAGACGAAGAAGAGAACAACAACGAAGAAAAAGACAACCGCTAAAAAAACCTCTGCTAAAAAGACTACTGCCAAGAAAACGACTGCTAAGAAGACAACCGCCAAGAAAACCACTGCCAAGAAAACGACCGCTAAGAAAAGCTCAACTCAAAGTAAGGAATAG
- a CDS encoding NAD(P)H-quinone oxidoreductase subunit N: MDFSSNIAAQLNAGAILPEGIVIVTLMLVLVGDLIAGRRASRWLPYFAIAGLLASLAALYLQWDAPNTLSFFGGFNADNLSIAFRGIIALSTAVTISMSVRYIEQSGTSLAEFVAILLTATLGGMFLSGASDLVTIFVALETLSISSYLMTGYTKRDPRSNEAALKYLLIGAASSAIFLYGLSLLYGLSGGETNLSAIASALEISGSSQSLGIAVALVFAIAGIAFKISAVPFHQWTPDVYEGSPTPVVAFLSVGSKAAGFALAIRLLVTAFAVVSDEWRFIFTALAILSMILGNVVALAQSSMKRMLAYSSIGQAGFVMIGLIAGTEAGYSSTIFYLLIYLFMNLGAFSCVILFSLHTGTDQISEYSGLYQKDPLLTLALSLFLLSLGGIPPMAGFFGKIYLFWAGWQAGLYGLVLLALIASVVSIYYYIRVVKMMVVKEPHEMSETVKNYPEIRWNLSGMRPLQVGLVLSLIATSLAGILSDPLLGIAKDSVANSPVLQAAIVQPLSLADRRGIPTVEESDIVVN; this comes from the coding sequence ATGGACTTTTCTAGTAATATTGCTGCTCAGCTCAATGCTGGGGCTATTCTGCCGGAAGGAATTGTCATTGTCACGCTGATGTTGGTGTTAGTGGGGGATCTGATTGCGGGACGACGCGCGTCTCGTTGGTTGCCTTACTTCGCGATCGCGGGTTTATTGGCTTCCTTGGCAGCGCTCTATTTGCAATGGGATGCGCCCAATACTCTATCGTTTTTTGGCGGTTTCAATGCCGATAATCTCAGTATCGCGTTTCGCGGAATTATCGCTCTCTCGACTGCGGTGACAATTTCAATGTCGGTGCGCTATATCGAACAATCGGGAACGTCTTTAGCGGAATTCGTGGCAATTTTACTAACGGCAACTCTGGGGGGAATGTTCCTCTCTGGTGCTAGCGATCTGGTCACGATCTTTGTTGCGTTGGAAACCTTGAGTATTTCCTCGTACTTGATGACGGGATATACCAAGCGCGATCCCCGTTCCAATGAAGCAGCACTGAAGTATTTGTTAATTGGGGCGGCAAGTTCGGCGATTTTCCTCTACGGTCTTTCGCTGCTTTACGGCTTGTCGGGCGGAGAAACCAATCTGAGCGCGATCGCGTCGGCATTGGAAATAAGCGGAAGCAGTCAATCTTTGGGCATCGCCGTCGCATTAGTGTTCGCGATCGCGGGAATTGCCTTTAAAATTTCTGCGGTTCCCTTCCACCAGTGGACACCGGATGTTTACGAAGGTTCTCCAACTCCCGTTGTTGCTTTCCTTTCTGTCGGTTCCAAAGCAGCAGGATTTGCCCTTGCGATTCGCCTCCTGGTGACCGCATTCGCCGTCGTCAGCGACGAGTGGCGCTTTATTTTTACCGCCCTTGCCATCCTTAGCATGATCTTGGGCAATGTGGTCGCCCTCGCCCAAAGCAGCATGAAGCGAATGCTTGCCTATTCCTCCATCGGTCAAGCGGGATTCGTGATGATCGGTCTGATTGCCGGAACAGAAGCGGGCTACTCCAGCACCATTTTCTACCTCCTAATCTACCTGTTCATGAACTTGGGCGCATTCTCCTGCGTCATCCTCTTCTCCCTCCACACAGGAACCGATCAAATTAGCGAGTATTCAGGACTCTATCAAAAAGATCCCTTGCTTACACTTGCCTTAAGCCTATTTCTCCTGTCTTTAGGTGGCATTCCACCAATGGCAGGCTTTTTTGGCAAAATTTATCTGTTTTGGGCAGGCTGGCAAGCTGGACTATACGGTTTGGTTCTACTCGCCCTGATCGCTAGCGTTGTCTCCATTTACTACTACATTCGCGTCGTCAAAATGATGGTGGTCAAAGAACCCCACGAAATGTCAGAGACGGTGAAGAATTATCCGGAGATACGCTGGAATTTGTCGGGAATGCGCCCCTTACAGGTGGGCTTGGTCTTATCTTTGATTGCCACTTCCCTGGCGGGAATTTTATCCGACCCGCTTTTAGGCATTGCCAAAGACTCCGTAGCAAACTCTCCTGTTTTGCAAGCCGCGATCGTTCAGCCGCTATCCCTCGCAGATCGCCGGGGCATTCCCACGGTTGAGGAAAGCGATATCGTGGTGAATTAG
- a CDS encoding FAD-dependent oxidoreductase, whose amino-acid sequence MVCFGKKWSLWQRAIASVSASAILLESAVLSVIAAPPRSPDKTVECEVLVVGGGLAGAATAYESLLAGRTVCLTELTDWVGGQISSQGTSALDETTRQRSLLYYSRGYKELRRRIENKYGELNPGECWVSFSCYIPADAHELLFEQLEDAADRGDGTLKWFPATVIKELELSGDGKQIDRAIAIQHKPRPGTPPLNAKPLSQTIEDAYRYANSSQFEKTIIRFSAKPRSDNQPADWYVVEATETGELIALADVPYRLGLDPRTHREPSSPVTTTDPYCTQGFTYTFAMERTEQPQPQEKPSFYDQYAPYYSYELPRLANFDLVFTYRRIWSPRSGEPGSFGPFKWTTPTPGDISMQNWTWGNDYRPGTSKDNLIYSREQLQQTGQLQSGGWLGGLRAETLRRGEENALGYYYWLVQGTTDSQLEDDVKHPNPNHRFLSGFDAPMGTAHGLSKYPYIREGRRIIGRPYFGYEEGFSVTELDISRRDYSKEYYQETLSPRMYRNLWVALAGLKSAEAIVNNTAPEDIMRRTRSTIYPDAVGIAQYPIDFHPCMTLSPPEKPGNTEREGVRIGQGSSFPAQIPLRALIPQKIDNLLVVGKSIATSHTAAAAYRVHSFEWSSGAAAGMTIDFAFDRAIAPYQLVETMPRVTRELRDLQSRLQWSGNPIAFPDTSIFNLDWSQW is encoded by the coding sequence ATGGTGTGTTTCGGTAAAAAATGGAGTCTGTGGCAGCGCGCGATCGCGTCTGTGAGTGCCAGTGCGATCCTTCTCGAATCGGCGGTTCTTTCGGTTATTGCCGCGCCCCCGCGATCGCCTGACAAAACGGTAGAATGCGAAGTGCTAGTTGTCGGTGGCGGATTGGCTGGCGCTGCAACAGCCTATGAATCCTTATTGGCGGGACGAACCGTCTGTTTGACAGAACTCACCGATTGGGTGGGGGGACAAATTTCCTCCCAAGGGACTTCTGCATTGGATGAAACCACCCGACAGCGCTCGTTGCTGTACTATTCTCGCGGTTATAAAGAATTGCGCCGCCGCATTGAGAATAAGTACGGCGAACTGAATCCGGGAGAATGTTGGGTGAGTTTCTCCTGTTATATTCCCGCCGACGCGCACGAGTTATTATTCGAGCAGTTAGAAGACGCGGCAGATCGCGGCGATGGAACCCTGAAGTGGTTTCCGGCAACGGTTATTAAGGAATTAGAATTGAGTGGAGATGGCAAGCAAATCGATCGCGCGATCGCGATTCAACACAAACCTCGTCCCGGAACCCCTCCCCTCAACGCCAAACCCCTCTCCCAAACCATCGAAGACGCTTACCGCTACGCCAACTCCTCCCAATTCGAGAAAACAATAATTCGCTTTAGCGCCAAACCTCGCAGCGACAATCAACCCGCAGACTGGTACGTGGTGGAAGCCACAGAAACCGGAGAACTCATCGCACTCGCAGACGTTCCCTATCGCCTCGGACTCGACCCCCGCACCCATCGCGAACCCTCTTCCCCTGTCACCACCACCGATCCTTACTGCACTCAAGGGTTTACCTACACCTTCGCAATGGAGCGCACGGAGCAGCCTCAACCCCAGGAAAAACCGAGCTTTTACGACCAATATGCTCCCTACTACAGCTACGAACTCCCTCGCCTTGCCAATTTCGATCTCGTCTTTACCTATCGCCGCATTTGGAGTCCCCGAAGCGGAGAACCCGGAAGTTTTGGGCCCTTCAAATGGACGACTCCCACACCGGGGGATATCTCCATGCAAAACTGGACGTGGGGCAATGACTACCGTCCGGGAACCTCAAAAGATAATCTGATTTACTCCCGCGAACAACTGCAACAAACGGGTCAATTGCAGTCTGGCGGATGGCTGGGGGGACTGCGTGCAGAAACCCTGCGCAGAGGGGAAGAAAACGCCTTGGGGTACTACTACTGGTTGGTGCAAGGAACGACAGATTCTCAACTGGAAGACGATGTGAAACACCCCAATCCCAACCATCGCTTCCTCTCTGGGTTCGACGCGCCGATGGGAACCGCTCACGGATTATCCAAGTACCCCTATATTCGAGAAGGACGGCGGATTATCGGACGACCCTACTTTGGGTATGAAGAGGGGTTCAGCGTCACGGAATTGGATATTTCTCGTCGGGACTACTCCAAGGAGTATTACCAAGAAACCCTCTCACCTCGAATGTATCGCAATTTGTGGGTTGCCCTGGCGGGATTAAAATCGGCAGAAGCGATTGTCAATAATACCGCTCCTGAAGATATTATGCGTCGCACGCGATCGACCATTTATCCCGATGCAGTGGGAATTGCGCAATATCCCATCGATTTTCACCCGTGCATGACCCTCTCTCCCCCGGAAAAACCGGGCAATACCGAACGGGAAGGGGTTCGCATCGGTCAGGGTTCTTCCTTTCCCGCTCAAATTCCTCTCAGAGCGCTGATTCCGCAGAAAATTGACAATTTATTGGTGGTGGGGAAAAGCATCGCTACGAGCCATACCGCAGCCGCAGCGTATCGCGTCCATTCCTTTGAGTGGTCGTCCGGCGCAGCCGCAGGGATGACGATCGATTTTGCCTTCGATCGCGCAATTGCACCTTATCAATTGGTGGAAACGATGCCTCGCGTCACGCGGGAGTTGCGAGATTTGCAAAGTCGCTTGCAGTGGAGTGGCAACCCCATCGCCTTTCCCGATACGTCCATTTTTAATTTGGATTGGAGTCAGTGGTAA
- a CDS encoding sucrose synthase, translated as MSYLIETVLNSEEKGDLVEFANQLRESQKHYLLRNDILSAFSEFCQNHQKPDTFEHSSRLGKLIYYTQEIILEEESLCLIIRPKIAKQQVYRLCFPELEIEPLSIQQLLDVRDRYVNHFHPDEGDVFEIDFQPFYDYSPIIRDPKNIGKGVDFLNRFLSSKLFQDPSQWLEALYNFLNIHSYNGTTLLINGRIKSQKQLSDQIKQAIAFVGDMPPERPYEDFRFDLQAMGFEPGWGNTASRVKETLEILDELIDSPDDAALEGFLSRIPMIFRIVLVSIHGWFGQEGVLGRPDTGGQVVYVLDQARSLEKQLEEDNHLAGLDGLNVEPKVIILSRLIPNSDGTRCNERLEKVHGTKNGWILRVPLRDMNPNMTENWISRFEIWPYLETYAIDAEKELFAEFQGIPDLIIGNYSDGNLVAFLLARRLKVTQFNVAHALEKSKYLFSNLYWQEMESNYHFSLQFTADLIAMNAAHCIISSTYQEIVGKPDSVGQYESYESFTMPDLYHVVHGIELFSPKFNVVPPGVNESVYFPYTREEDRVPSQKEKLEELLFTLEDGQQVFGKLADPSKRPIFSMARLDRIKNMTGLAECFGRSPELQEHCNLILVAGKLFVDESGDAEEREEIEKLYRIIEQYNLYDKIRWLGVRLPKSASGEIYRVIADRRGVFVQPALFEAFGLTILEAMISGLPTFGTQFGGPLEIIQDRVNGFYINPTNLEETAQKVLDFVVKCEQNPDYWLDISNKGIDRVYTTYTWKIHTTRLLSLARIYGFWNFTSKEQREDLLRYIESLFYLIYKPRAKELLQQHTHR; from the coding sequence ATGTCCTATTTGATCGAGACGGTTCTCAATTCTGAAGAAAAGGGTGACTTAGTTGAATTTGCCAATCAATTGCGCGAATCGCAAAAGCACTATCTTCTCCGTAACGATATTCTCAGCGCGTTTTCTGAATTTTGCCAGAACCATCAAAAGCCCGATACCTTCGAGCATAGTTCCCGTCTCGGCAAACTGATCTACTACACTCAAGAAATTATTCTCGAAGAAGAAAGCCTTTGTTTGATTATTCGACCCAAAATCGCCAAACAGCAAGTTTATCGGTTATGCTTCCCGGAGTTGGAGATCGAGCCTTTGAGCATCCAGCAATTATTGGACGTGCGCGATCGCTACGTCAACCACTTTCATCCCGATGAAGGGGACGTATTTGAAATTGACTTTCAACCCTTCTACGACTACTCTCCGATCATCCGCGATCCTAAAAATATCGGCAAAGGTGTAGATTTTCTCAATCGCTTTCTCTCCAGCAAACTCTTCCAAGACCCCAGCCAGTGGCTCGAAGCCCTCTACAATTTTCTCAACATTCACAGCTACAACGGGACAACCCTGCTGATTAACGGACGGATCAAAAGTCAAAAACAACTCTCCGATCAAATCAAGCAAGCCATTGCCTTTGTGGGGGATATGCCACCCGAACGTCCCTACGAAGACTTTCGCTTCGATCTCCAAGCAATGGGATTTGAACCGGGTTGGGGAAATACCGCCTCGCGGGTTAAAGAAACCCTAGAAATTCTCGACGAACTGATCGATTCCCCAGACGACGCTGCTTTAGAAGGGTTTCTCTCGCGCATCCCAATGATCTTCCGCATCGTCCTCGTCTCCATTCACGGATGGTTCGGACAGGAAGGAGTTTTGGGTCGTCCCGATACGGGGGGACAAGTAGTTTACGTTCTCGACCAAGCACGGAGTTTGGAGAAGCAACTCGAAGAAGATAATCACCTTGCGGGGTTAGATGGATTGAATGTCGAACCTAAAGTGATTATTCTTTCGCGTTTAATTCCTAACAGCGATGGAACGCGGTGTAACGAACGGTTGGAGAAAGTTCACGGCACGAAAAATGGTTGGATCTTGCGCGTCCCCTTGCGAGATATGAATCCTAATATGACCGAGAATTGGATCTCTCGCTTTGAGATTTGGCCTTATCTTGAAACTTACGCGATCGATGCAGAAAAAGAACTATTCGCCGAGTTTCAAGGTATTCCCGATCTAATCATCGGTAACTATTCCGATGGCAACCTCGTAGCATTCCTGCTTGCACGACGACTCAAGGTCACACAATTCAATGTTGCCCATGCCTTAGAAAAATCCAAATACCTCTTCAGTAACCTCTACTGGCAGGAAATGGAGAGTAATTATCACTTCTCCTTGCAATTTACGGCGGATTTAATTGCGATGAATGCAGCGCATTGCATTATCAGCAGTACATACCAAGAAATTGTCGGCAAACCGGATAGTGTCGGACAATACGAATCCTATGAAAGTTTTACGATGCCCGATCTCTATCACGTCGTCCACGGCATCGAACTGTTTTCCCCAAAATTTAATGTCGTACCGCCAGGAGTAAATGAAAGCGTTTACTTTCCCTATACGCGAGAAGAGGATAGGGTTCCTTCCCAGAAGGAGAAATTGGAAGAACTGCTTTTTACCCTGGAAGACGGTCAGCAAGTTTTCGGGAAGTTAGCCGACCCCAGTAAGCGTCCGATTTTCTCGATGGCACGTCTCGACCGCATCAAAAATATGACGGGTTTGGCAGAGTGTTTCGGTCGTTCGCCGGAATTGCAGGAGCATTGCAATCTGATTCTCGTTGCCGGGAAATTATTTGTGGACGAATCTGGCGATGCGGAAGAACGGGAAGAAATTGAAAAGCTCTACCGGATTATCGAGCAATACAATCTCTACGATAAAATTCGCTGGCTGGGCGTGCGCTTGCCGAAGAGTGCGTCAGGAGAAATTTATCGAGTGATTGCAGACCGTCGAGGCGTGTTCGTTCAACCCGCTTTGTTTGAAGCCTTTGGTTTGACGATCTTAGAAGCGATGATTTCTGGATTGCCGACGTTTGGCACGCAGTTTGGTGGACCTTTGGAGATTATTCAAGATCGAGTCAATGGATTTTATATTAACCCCACGAATCTGGAGGAAACTGCTCAGAAAGTTCTCGATTTTGTGGTGAAGTGCGAACAGAATCCAGATTACTGGTTGGATATCTCGAATAAAGGGATAGATCGGGTATATACCACTTATACTTGGAAAATTCACACCACTCGTTTACTGTCCTTGGCGCGGATTTATGGCTTCTGGAATTTCACCTCCAAGGAGCAACGGGAGGACTTGTTGCGCTATATCGAATCGCTGTTCTATCTCATTTATAAGCCCAGGGCGAAAGAATTGTTGCAACAGCATACTCACCGTTAG
- a CDS encoding RNA-guided endonuclease InsQ/TnpB family protein: protein MTQKAFQYRFYPTPEQENLLRRTLGCTRLVYNRALAYRTQAWYEDKKRVGYSDTSAMLTQWKQQDELQFLNEVSCVPLQQGLRHLQKAFSHFFTGQAKYPNFKKKRNGGSAEFTKSAFKLKERTAHSEVSSDCGRSKNGQVYLAKCSEPLPIRWSRQLPKGANPSTVTVKLSPAQRWTVSLWVDVDIEPLPESPNKVGVDLGITSLVALSNGEKIANPKGFKAKRAKLKRVQKALARKQKGSLNREKARLKVAQVHQEIADARKDFLHKLTTQLVRENQTIAVEDLAVKNMVKNHKLALAISDCSWGELVRQLEYKCEWYGRTLVKIDRWFPSSKRCSNCGYVAEKMPLNIREWECPSCGVVHDRDVNASVNILAAGLAVSVCGATVRRSLRSSRSLHPRERRQNRANLLSRVL, encoded by the coding sequence ATGACACAGAAAGCATTCCAGTACCGTTTTTACCCCACGCCAGAACAAGAAAACCTGTTGCGGCGAACATTGGGTTGTACTCGGCTTGTCTACAACCGAGCCTTGGCTTATCGCACTCAAGCTTGGTACGAAGACAAGAAACGAGTTGGGTACAGCGATACTTCGGCAATGCTCACGCAGTGGAAACAACAAGACGAACTCCAGTTCTTGAACGAGGTCAGTTGCGTTCCCCTGCAACAGGGATTGAGGCATCTTCAAAAAGCCTTTAGCCATTTCTTTACAGGTCAAGCTAAATATCCTAACTTCAAGAAAAAACGCAACGGTGGTAGCGCTGAATTTACCAAATCGGCGTTTAAGCTCAAAGAGCGCACCGCCCACTCCGAGGTTTCCTCGGATTGTGGACGGAGCAAGAATGGTCAAGTCTATTTGGCAAAATGCTCCGAACCGTTGCCAATCCGTTGGAGTCGTCAATTGCCCAAGGGGGCGAACCCATCCACCGTGACAGTCAAGCTGTCCCCTGCCCAAAGATGGACTGTAAGCTTGTGGGTGGACGTGGATATTGAGCCATTGCCTGAGTCTCCGAATAAGGTTGGGGTTGACTTGGGTATTACGAGCTTAGTGGCATTGAGTAATGGGGAGAAAATTGCTAACCCCAAGGGATTTAAGGCAAAACGCGCCAAGCTCAAAAGGGTGCAAAAAGCTCTCGCTCGCAAACAGAAAGGCTCTCTCAATCGAGAGAAAGCCAGACTCAAAGTTGCTCAAGTCCACCAAGAGATTGCCGACGCGAGAAAAGATTTTCTTCATAAGCTGACCACTCAACTGGTACGCGAGAACCAAACGATTGCGGTTGAGGATTTGGCAGTGAAGAACATGGTCAAGAATCACAAGCTGGCTTTGGCAATTAGCGATTGCTCTTGGGGAGAGTTGGTCAGACAGCTTGAGTATAAGTGCGAGTGGTACGGTCGAACTTTGGTCAAGATCGATCGTTGGTTCCCCAGCTCTAAGCGATGCTCCAATTGTGGGTATGTTGCTGAGAAGATGCCGCTCAATATTCGCGAATGGGAGTGTCCGAGTTGTGGGGTTGTACATGACCGAGACGTGAATGCAAGTGTAAATATTTTGGCGGCAGGGCTTGCCGTGTCAGTCTGTGGAGCGACCGTAAGGCGAAGTCTTCGCAGCTCTCGGAGCTTGCATCCGAGAGAACGAAGACAGAACAGAGCAAATCTGTTAAGCCGGGTGCTTTGA
- a CDS encoding Uma2 family endonuclease, with the protein MTSRTPPITQTDPPRPPWETLPTMYDLPSDNPEDPGLPDDFHFLQPLLLFLTFLPPNWNPAQVYSAADLNLYYDLEHPLWYKRPDWFGAVGTSKLYRGEDLRLSYVTWQEQANPFVVVELLLPGTEGEDLGGTSQEENRPPRKWDVYERILRIPYYIVFSRYTNELQGFHLVGAQYAPMELEEGQLHLPELELKLGIWQGEFQGIERLWLRWFTEAGDLILIPEEKAQQAQQEAQQAQQEAQQAQQQAAEANRKAERLAERLRELGIDPDHL; encoded by the coding sequence ATGACCTCTCGCACTCCCCCCATCACTCAAACCGACCCCCCACGTCCTCCCTGGGAAACCCTTCCCACCATGTACGATTTGCCCAGCGATAACCCAGAGGACCCCGGTTTGCCCGACGATTTTCACTTTCTTCAACCCCTACTACTTTTCCTCACCTTCCTACCCCCCAATTGGAATCCCGCACAAGTCTACAGTGCCGCAGACCTCAATCTGTATTACGATCTCGAACATCCCCTATGGTACAAGCGTCCCGATTGGTTTGGCGCAGTTGGCACATCCAAACTCTATCGGGGAGAAGATTTGCGTTTGAGTTATGTCACTTGGCAAGAACAAGCTAATCCCTTTGTTGTGGTGGAGTTACTCTTGCCAGGAACAGAAGGGGAGGATTTAGGAGGAACGTCACAGGAGGAGAACCGTCCGCCCAGGAAATGGGACGTTTATGAGCGCATTTTGCGAATTCCCTACTACATCGTGTTTAGTCGCTATACCAACGAATTGCAAGGATTCCATTTAGTGGGGGCGCAATACGCACCGATGGAGTTAGAAGAAGGACAGTTGCACCTGCCGGAATTGGAGTTAAAGTTGGGGATTTGGCAGGGAGAATTTCAAGGAATCGAGCGGTTGTGGTTGCGGTGGTTTACTGAAGCGGGGGATTTGATTCTCATTCCTGAAGAAAAGGCTCAACAAGCTCAACAAGAAGCCCAGCAAGCTCAACAGGAAGCCCAACAAGCTCAACAACAAGCAGCAGAAGCAAACAGAAAAGCCGAACGACTTGCCGAACGCTTGCGTGAATTAGGAATCGATCCGGATCATTTATAG